A stretch of the Arvicola amphibius chromosome 8, mArvAmp1.2, whole genome shotgun sequence genome encodes the following:
- the LOC119821792 gene encoding vomeronasal type-1 receptor 4-like, whose translation MDFWIVAIRITFLSQTTTGILGNFFLMFYYVVLYYRACTLKPTDLILTNLMSANAIIILSSGVPHTLAAFGLKQFVSDFGCWFLLYIQSFGRSVSIGTTCLLSVFQAVTIRSRESCWKYNKIKAINHIGFFISLLWVFYMLIHFAIFLSSFIKLNSKNVTRKRDYGYCSNVGPEEINDSLYAVLVVCPEVFLSVLMAWSSVSMIAILYRHKQRVQHIHSTHGSIRTSPESRATQNILILVSTFLVSYTLSSILRGCFALLHNHNWWLVNMTRLTSLCFPSFGPIVLMNHYSIVFRLSFKWIRNKINLILL comes from the coding sequence ATGGACTTCTGGATTGTGGCGATCAGAATTACTTTCTTATCACAAACTACAACTGGAATTTTGGGAAATTTCTTTCTGATGTTCTACTATGTAGTCCTTTACTACAGAGCGTGCACATTAAAGCCCACAGATTTGATTCTCACGAACCTAATGTCAGCCAATGCCATCATCATTCTCTCTTCAGGAGTGCCACATACATTGGCAGCTTTTGGGTTGAAGCAGTTTGTGAGTGATTTTGGATGTTGGTTCCTATTATACATTCAATCATTTGGCCGTAGTGTGTCCATTGGCACCACCTGTCTCTTGAGTGTCTTCCAGGCTGTGACCATTCGATCCAGGGAATCCTGTTGGAAGTATAATAAAATCAAAGCTATAAATCATATTGGCTTCTTCATTTCCCTCCTCTGggtcttctacatgttaatacaTTTTGCTATCTTTCTGTCCTCATTTATCAAACTTAATAGCAAAAATGTGACAAGAAAACGAGATTATGGTTACTGCTCTAATGTAGGGCCTGAAGAAATCAATGACTCACTCTATGCAGTATTGGTGGTTTGCCCTGAAGTCTTCCTTTCTGTGCTCATGGCCTGGTCCAGTGTATCCATGATTGCCATTCTGTACAGACACAAGCAGAGGGTTCAACACATCCACAGCACTCATGGTTCAATTAGAACATCGCCTGAGTCCAGAGCCACCCAGAACATCCTGATCCTGGTGTCTACCTTTCTGGTTTCTTATACTCTCTCCTCCATATTACGAGGCTGTTTTGCTCTTTTGCATAATCACAATTGGTGGCTAGTGAACATGACTCGCCTcacttctctgtgttttccttcttttggacCCATTGTTCTTATGAATCATTACTCCATTGTGTTCAGGCTTAGTTTCAAATGGATcaggaataaaattaatttaatcttATTGTAA